A region from the Aquimarina sp. ERC-38 genome encodes:
- a CDS encoding DUF427 domain-containing protein, protein MKAIWNNKVIAESDNTKIIENNHYFPPEAINKQYFTASETHTHCHWKGEAFYYTLEVDGKSNPDAAWYYPETSELAKQIKGYVAFWKGVEVVE, encoded by the coding sequence ATGAAAGCAATTTGGAACAATAAAGTAATCGCTGAAAGTGATAATACTAAAATAATTGAGAATAACCATTATTTTCCGCCTGAAGCTATTAATAAGCAATATTTTACAGCTAGCGAAACGCATACGCATTGCCATTGGAAAGGAGAAGCTTTTTATTATACACTAGAAGTAGACGGAAAGTCAAATCCAGATGCAGCCTGGTATTATCCGGAAACCAGTGAATTGGCAAAACAGATTAAAGGTTACGTGGCATTTTGGAAAGGGGTTGAAGTTGTAGAATAA
- a CDS encoding aminotransferase class V-fold PLP-dependent enzyme yields the protein MKNLRKEFPVLSQYTYLNTASCGLFYDTLLEFRQSHDLDYLIKGSTFRDSQVEFLQGVRSIIATTFHGDAERIALLQNFSLGFHIVLEGLPKKSKFLLVTSDYPSVNFAVISKGFKHYFAEANAHVEENILNTIAKEKPDVLALSMIQYLDGIAIKPSIFKELKKTYPDLLIIVDGSQFLGTRSFSFKDSGIDILGTTGCKWLLGGYGTGFFMFTEKAIQKITPTTYLIAAQKSPYDVSYTKALARFECGAMDTLAFGSLAHSLQFIQKIGWDVIEENIQEVSEYAKEALSSQNLLSEGVIKRTYHSSIFSIKGDQALYQNLKSKDIITTFRNNSIRTSFHFYNTKDDVDQLLKALL from the coding sequence ATGAAGAATTTAAGAAAAGAATTTCCTGTTTTATCGCAGTACACCTATCTTAATACGGCCTCTTGCGGGCTTTTTTATGACACCTTATTAGAATTCCGGCAATCGCACGACCTGGATTACCTTATTAAAGGAAGTACGTTTAGAGATAGCCAGGTCGAATTTTTACAAGGGGTCAGAAGTATCATAGCTACTACGTTTCATGGCGATGCAGAACGGATTGCTTTGCTTCAAAATTTTTCGCTTGGGTTTCATATCGTATTAGAAGGTTTACCAAAAAAGTCGAAATTCCTATTAGTAACATCGGACTATCCCTCTGTTAATTTTGCTGTAATCAGTAAAGGTTTTAAACATTACTTTGCCGAAGCAAACGCTCATGTAGAGGAAAATATTTTAAATACGATAGCTAAAGAAAAACCGGATGTATTAGCGTTGAGTATGATTCAGTACCTGGACGGTATTGCCATCAAACCATCTATTTTTAAAGAACTAAAAAAAACATATCCGGATTTGCTAATTATTGTAGACGGATCTCAATTTTTAGGAACACGATCTTTTAGCTTTAAAGATTCGGGGATTGATATTTTGGGTACTACCGGATGTAAATGGCTGTTAGGAGGCTACGGAACAGGATTTTTTATGTTTACGGAGAAAGCTATTCAGAAAATTACTCCTACAACTTATTTGATAGCAGCTCAAAAATCACCATATGATGTTTCTTACACTAAAGCCTTAGCCAGGTTTGAGTGCGGAGCGATGGATACTTTAGCTTTTGGAAGTTTAGCTCATTCTTTACAATTTATTCAAAAAATAGGATGGGATGTTATCGAAGAAAATATTCAAGAGGTAAGTGAGTATGCAAAAGAGGCATTATCTTCTCAAAATCTACTTTCTGAAGGGGTTATAAAACGTACCTACCATAGTTCTATTTTTAGCATTAAAGGGGATCAGGCGTTGTACCAAAATTTAAAATCAAAAGATATCATTACTACTTTTAGAAATAATAGTATCCGCACCAGTTTTCATTTCTATAATACTAAAGATGATGTGGATCAACTACTTAAGGCTTTATTATAG
- a CDS encoding T9SS type A sorting domain-containing protein: MKTYTLHLLFFLLPIPFLFAQEAVERTVGTEDQMLHISANLVVDTADDLLAYIDRAKNKGANTVLFSDSKLNIYGLNGTAGTRWDREMQKLVDGIKERDLKLNLLSIVMGFGNSLLINDKNLTTGYPIKKQPLLAENGILKPVATAEIVNGGFEEISPDNVDSPNSWGFQDAVGERTFIDTNVKRSGNASFRADARDNESSRIFTSFTVQPFHQYTLSFWIKAKNLKAKNVLPVILKDDDDKIIKDRLTNLRMSLPKENGGRAYFNSADNLTIDDWTEMRIAFNSQEATLVRIALAVFNGSAGSIWFDDVKIEDTPALNWLNRDDLPISATLQSSGQALSFDTDIERPLDESLGQFSADLSYDTQHLAPEITLKENSKINDGDIVEISGWHALPTANGQVSGSWNHPQSFANMRLIHQRLYEAYQPDAFLLNYSEIRTGGFEPLDTQYKNSGEALGKSIEQAFNDLFEVAPDADYYFWSDMIDPNHNAVEKYYQINSSLEGIWNYVDAEKVTLATWWEGDKITKFGLASLQFFADLGFDQILGAFYDENVIDNYNRWQIAANGIEDIKGSIYATWIRPRNFSQIEAFGDVWWENGKVLDNSEITLENKNIAMYPVPAENTINIKLPEAFRIKKIELYDLNARQVQLQNTEIATENDNVTIDVSSIAPGTYFVHLTGDDHNIIKEKISLK, from the coding sequence ATGAAAACTTATACATTACACCTATTATTTTTTCTTTTACCTATTCCCTTCTTATTCGCTCAAGAAGCGGTTGAAAGAACAGTAGGTACAGAAGATCAAATGCTTCATATTTCCGCAAATTTGGTAGTTGATACTGCTGATGACTTATTAGCATATATTGACCGGGCAAAAAACAAAGGGGCTAACACCGTACTTTTTTCTGATTCTAAATTAAACATTTATGGGCTTAACGGTACTGCAGGAACACGATGGGATCGTGAAATGCAAAAACTTGTAGACGGCATTAAAGAACGTGACCTAAAACTAAATTTACTGAGTATTGTGATGGGGTTTGGTAATTCCCTGTTAATCAATGATAAAAATCTTACAACTGGATATCCAATAAAAAAACAACCTTTACTGGCTGAAAATGGTATTTTAAAACCCGTAGCAACTGCTGAAATTGTAAACGGTGGTTTTGAAGAAATCAGTCCTGATAATGTGGATAGTCCTAACAGTTGGGGTTTTCAAGATGCGGTCGGAGAACGTACTTTTATCGATACTAATGTAAAACGATCCGGGAATGCGTCCTTTAGAGCAGATGCCAGAGATAATGAATCTTCTCGTATTTTTACTTCTTTTACCGTCCAACCTTTTCACCAGTATACGTTATCTTTCTGGATAAAGGCTAAAAATTTAAAGGCTAAGAATGTGCTTCCGGTTATTTTGAAAGATGATGATGATAAAATTATAAAAGACCGTCTTACTAATTTACGCATGTCGTTACCCAAAGAAAATGGGGGTAGAGCCTATTTTAACTCGGCTGACAATTTAACTATTGATGATTGGACTGAAATGCGTATCGCGTTTAACAGTCAGGAGGCAACACTGGTAAGAATAGCACTAGCTGTATTTAATGGTTCTGCCGGAAGCATTTGGTTTGACGATGTAAAGATCGAAGATACTCCTGCGCTTAACTGGCTAAATCGGGATGATTTACCTATCTCTGCAACCTTGCAATCATCAGGACAAGCCTTATCTTTTGATACCGATATAGAAAGACCCCTTGACGAGTCACTTGGACAGTTCAGCGCTGATTTATCTTATGACACCCAACATCTGGCTCCGGAGATTACTCTTAAAGAAAATTCTAAAATAAATGACGGGGATATTGTTGAAATTTCAGGTTGGCACGCTTTGCCTACGGCAAACGGACAAGTTTCCGGTTCATGGAACCATCCGCAGAGTTTTGCTAATATGCGTTTAATACATCAGCGATTGTATGAAGCTTATCAACCTGATGCTTTTTTACTTAATTATTCTGAGATTCGAACCGGAGGTTTTGAACCTTTAGATACACAGTATAAAAATTCCGGGGAGGCTTTAGGTAAGAGTATTGAGCAAGCTTTTAATGATCTTTTTGAGGTTGCTCCGGATGCAGATTATTATTTTTGGTCGGATATGATTGATCCAAATCACAATGCGGTCGAAAAATATTATCAAATTAATTCCTCGTTAGAAGGTATTTGGAACTATGTAGATGCAGAAAAGGTAACTTTAGCTACCTGGTGGGAAGGTGATAAAATTACGAAATTTGGTCTGGCATCATTGCAATTTTTTGCAGATTTGGGGTTTGATCAGATTCTAGGTGCTTTTTATGACGAGAATGTCATTGATAATTATAACCGTTGGCAAATAGCTGCAAACGGTATTGAAGATATAAAAGGCTCCATTTATGCTACTTGGATACGACCCCGTAATTTTAGCCAAATTGAAGCTTTTGGAGATGTTTGGTGGGAAAACGGAAAAGTACTCGACAATTCCGAAATAACTTTAGAAAATAAAAATATAGCGATGTACCCCGTTCCGGCAGAAAATACAATAAATATAAAGTTGCCGGAAGCTTTCCGAATAAAAAAGATCGAACTCTATGACTTAAATGCAAGACAAGTTCAACTACAAAATACTGAAATAGCTACGGAAAATGACAATGTTACCATTGACGTATCTTCTATCGCCCCCGGTACGTATTTTGTTCATTTAACAGGCGATGATCATAATATTATCAAGGAAAAAATAAGTTTAAAATAA